The Spirosoma oryzicola genome has a window encoding:
- the thiH gene encoding 2-iminoacetate synthase ThiH, with protein sequence MRNENNWFDRYDWNTVLRDIYATTPQQVEQALARSRRTLDDFKALISPAAQAYLEPMAQLSHQLTQQRFGRTVQLYAPLYLSNECQNICTYCAFSLDNKIRRRTLTDDEIRREAEAVQQLGYEHILLVTGEANQTVGVPYLKNAIRLLREYFAQVSMEVQPLDQPEYEELISEGLNTVLVYQETYHQATYRNHHPKGKKSNFLYRIETPDRLGRAGIHRIGLGALLGLEDWRTDSFFTAAHLQHLERTYWQTRYSVSFPRLRPIDLLENDMITAKTFERCMSDRDLVQLICAYRLFNEEVELSLSTRETPRFRDHVLKLGITSLSAGSKTNPGGYVVEPQSLEQFAISDERSPAEMAEVIRRQGYEPVWKDWDKTLVQL encoded by the coding sequence TACCGTTCTGCGCGACATTTACGCAACCACGCCCCAACAGGTTGAACAGGCACTGGCGCGGTCCCGGCGTACACTCGACGATTTCAAGGCGCTGATTTCTCCGGCGGCTCAGGCGTACCTGGAACCGATGGCGCAGCTTAGTCATCAATTGACCCAGCAACGTTTCGGCCGGACTGTCCAGCTTTACGCTCCCCTGTACCTTTCGAACGAGTGTCAGAATATTTGTACCTACTGCGCTTTCAGTCTGGACAACAAAATCCGGCGCCGGACGCTAACCGACGACGAAATCCGGCGAGAAGCTGAGGCTGTACAGCAGTTGGGCTACGAACATATCCTGCTGGTGACGGGGGAAGCCAACCAGACCGTCGGCGTACCGTATTTGAAAAACGCCATTCGGCTGCTACGTGAGTATTTCGCTCAGGTGTCGATGGAAGTACAGCCACTCGACCAGCCAGAGTACGAGGAACTAATCAGCGAAGGTTTGAACACGGTACTGGTCTACCAGGAAACGTACCACCAGGCTACGTACCGGAATCACCATCCGAAGGGTAAGAAATCAAATTTTTTGTATCGGATTGAAACACCGGATCGACTGGGCCGGGCGGGAATCCATCGCATCGGGCTGGGGGCTTTGTTAGGGCTGGAAGACTGGCGTACGGATAGCTTTTTTACGGCGGCTCATCTGCAACACCTGGAACGGACTTATTGGCAAACTCGCTACAGCGTTTCCTTCCCCCGTCTGCGTCCCATCGATCTGCTGGAAAACGATATGATTACGGCTAAAACCTTCGAGCGGTGCATGAGCGACCGTGATCTGGTTCAGCTCATATGTGCCTATCGTCTGTTCAACGAAGAAGTTGAGTTATCGCTTTCCACCCGCGAAACGCCCCGCTTCCGCGATCACGTACTGAAATTGGGAATTACCAGCTTAAGCGCCGGATCAAAAACCAATCCGGGGGGCTACGTGGTAGAACCGCAATCGCTCGAACAGTTCGCCATTTCCGACGAACGCAGTCCCGCTGAGATGGCCGAGGTGATCCGACGGCAGGGCTACGAGCCGGTTTGGAAAGATTGGGATAAAACACTGGTACAGCTATGA
- a CDS encoding aldo/keto reductase, translating into MKTIAKIQLGQNGPLVSKLGLGCMRMSSIWGGATPDQTESIATIHEALDRGINFLNTGDFYGAGHNELLIGKAIKGRRDDAFISVKFGAIFHNGQWLGMDLRPVAIKNFINYSLTRLGIDTIDLYQPSRMDNSVPLEDIIGTVADLIKEGKVRTIGVSEITADQLRQANRIHPISALEIGYSLADRQIENDLLPAAKELGIAVVAFANTAEGLLTGELNAPLPQDDYRNHFSRFQGDNLIYNLEKVDILKQLANSKGCTPTQLAIAWVKEQGDHIMPLVSMSRRSRLPQNMEAMAIEFTPEEMNTLNATFAVGAIRGGTYLQR; encoded by the coding sequence ATGAAAACTATCGCAAAAATTCAACTGGGTCAAAACGGACCACTCGTTTCCAAACTTGGTTTAGGCTGTATGCGGATGTCTTCGATCTGGGGCGGGGCTACTCCTGACCAAACCGAAAGCATTGCCACCATCCATGAAGCCTTGGACAGAGGTATTAATTTTTTAAACACCGGCGACTTCTACGGAGCTGGTCATAACGAACTGCTGATCGGCAAAGCCATCAAAGGAAGACGCGACGATGCCTTCATCAGCGTAAAATTTGGGGCTATTTTTCACAACGGTCAATGGTTGGGGATGGATCTACGCCCCGTCGCGATCAAGAACTTTATCAACTATTCCCTGACCCGCTTGGGAATTGACACCATTGATCTCTACCAGCCTAGCCGAATGGATAACAGCGTACCGCTGGAAGACATTATTGGGACGGTTGCCGATTTGATCAAAGAAGGAAAAGTGCGTACCATTGGCGTTTCGGAAATTACGGCTGACCAACTTCGCCAAGCCAACCGCATTCATCCCATTAGTGCGCTGGAGATCGGCTATTCGCTGGCGGATCGTCAAATAGAGAATGATCTGCTGCCTGCCGCTAAGGAATTAGGCATTGCTGTCGTGGCCTTCGCTAATACGGCGGAAGGCTTGTTGACCGGTGAGTTGAATGCCCCGCTGCCCCAAGACGATTATCGAAACCATTTCTCTCGTTTTCAGGGAGACAATTTGATTTATAATCTGGAAAAAGTCGACATCTTAAAGCAACTAGCCAACAGCAAAGGCTGTACGCCAACCCAGCTGGCAATTGCCTGGGTAAAGGAACAAGGCGACCATATTATGCCGTTAGTAAGTATGAGCCGTCGGTCGCGCTTGCCCCAGAATATGGAAGCGATGGCTATTGAATTCACCCCAGAAGAGATGAATACGTTAAACGCTACATTTGCTGTCGGTGCCATACGTGGCGGCACTTACTTACAACGCTAA
- a CDS encoding thiamine phosphate synthase produces the protein MTTFQLIGIADENRQRPSESTLLALLSGGLDYFYDRSAAAETSLKSSTNARSRTLLAAPNPGEVRAPFRWHLKEADRMRLFGNEEPLSEKPFSTSIHQLNDWPTLAGQVELVFYSPIFPSISKPGYGPSVQLDRLAQQIKLIREQHGHRALPRLIGLGGISANNVRLVHQAGFDGAALMGALWQSPNPVAALQQIRASIYT, from the coding sequence ATGACTACTTTTCAGCTTATTGGAATCGCTGACGAAAACCGACAACGTCCATCTGAAAGCACGCTATTGGCTTTGCTATCTGGTGGACTCGACTATTTTTATGATCGCTCGGCTGCGGCTGAAACCTCACTGAAAAGCAGCACGAACGCTCGGTCACGTACGTTGCTAGCCGCTCCAAACCCTGGTGAAGTTCGCGCTCCGTTCCGCTGGCACCTGAAAGAAGCCGACCGAATGCGTTTGTTTGGCAACGAAGAGCCCCTTTCCGAAAAACCGTTTTCGACCAGTATTCATCAACTAAACGACTGGCCAACTCTAGCCGGTCAGGTTGAACTGGTTTTTTACAGTCCGATATTCCCAAGCATTAGCAAGCCCGGCTATGGTCCTTCGGTTCAGCTAGACAGGCTGGCCCAGCAGATTAAGCTCATCCGCGAACAGCACGGACATCGGGCTTTACCTCGCCTGATTGGCTTAGGTGGCATTAGCGCCAATAACGTACGGCTGGTCCATCAAGCGGGTTTCGACGGGGCTGCTCTGATGGGAGCGCTTTGGCAAAGCCCTAACCCCGTGGCTGCTCTCCAACAAATCAGGGCGTCAATCTACACCTAG
- a CDS encoding helix-turn-helix domain-containing protein, whose amino-acid sequence MTSPAEILPGVIFYSYHSAERREKVCVWNHHTLILQVSGEFILETSGQTVSMTGGDMLLISKNQLGTLTKVPPPGGNYETIVISLQEELLRKIALEEKLEANQKYTGLLNTLIPTNEFLQGYFQSIVPYARSSGASLTDEMGILKLKEGVKLLLLALPQLRDLLFNFSAPYKIDLEKFMLSNFHFNVPIEKFAQLTGRSLAAFKRDFGKTFGVPPRHWLQDRRLSEAKYLIETKQQKPSAIYLELGFETISHFSYAFKKKFGMSPTALSHAPTNLLLP is encoded by the coding sequence ATGACCAGTCCAGCCGAAATCCTACCCGGTGTGATCTTTTATTCGTACCACTCTGCGGAGCGAAGGGAGAAAGTATGTGTATGGAACCATCACACCTTGATTTTACAGGTTTCAGGCGAGTTTATCCTAGAAACCTCCGGGCAAACCGTTTCGATGACCGGCGGAGACATGCTGCTGATCAGCAAAAACCAATTGGGTACGCTTACCAAAGTTCCGCCACCCGGAGGTAACTATGAAACTATTGTCATATCGTTGCAGGAGGAGCTGCTGCGTAAGATTGCGTTAGAAGAAAAGCTCGAAGCAAACCAGAAGTATACTGGTTTGCTCAATACCTTAATCCCAACCAACGAATTCCTACAAGGCTATTTTCAGTCGATTGTTCCCTACGCTCGCAGCTCGGGAGCAAGCCTAACCGACGAGATGGGTATTCTGAAGTTGAAAGAGGGCGTCAAATTACTCTTGCTTGCTTTGCCCCAGCTTCGCGACTTACTGTTCAATTTTTCTGCTCCTTACAAAATTGATTTGGAGAAGTTTATGCTTAGTAACTTTCATTTCAATGTACCCATTGAAAAGTTCGCCCAGCTTACTGGCCGCAGCCTGGCCGCTTTCAAACGTGATTTCGGTAAAACCTTTGGTGTTCCGCCCCGTCACTGGCTACAGGACAGGCGGCTGAGCGAAGCCAAATACCTTATCGAAACTAAACAGCAAAAACCCTCAGCTATTTACCTCGAACTGGGGTTTGAAACGATTTCTCACTTCTCGTATGCCTTCAAGAAAAAGTTCGGCATGTCACCCACTGCGCTGAGTCATGCGCCAACAAATTTACTTTTACCATAG
- the moeB gene encoding HesA/MoeB/ThiF family protein, translating to MTEAELNRYDRHIRLPQVGLTGQQQLKRSRVALVGAGGLGCPVAQYLTAVGVGTLGVIDGDSVAESNLQRQILFSPEHVGQNKAEVAALLLNRQNPHVQVVAYPFFLDKTNILKTLGAYDLVIDGSDNFATRYLVNDACVLLNKPLVFGSIYQFEGQVSVFNYGDGPTYRCLYPDPSELEACGEVGVLGVLPGITGCLMAAEAIKLITSIGDVLSGTLLTFNALTCSFNTFSLTADPNNKIIQSLPDQQPVCSPVEVVDSVPELDAATLLDWMARPDAPLLIDVREADEYRRDNLGGTLIPLVTLHQHPERVPADRPVVIHCQLGGRSRQAVQFLRKHGYANVLNLAGGLNAVRRLGVD from the coding sequence ATGACAGAAGCCGAACTGAATCGGTACGACCGACACATTCGACTGCCCCAGGTTGGCCTGACCGGTCAGCAGCAACTCAAGCGTTCGCGGGTAGCCTTAGTGGGGGCCGGTGGGCTGGGATGCCCAGTGGCGCAGTACCTGACGGCTGTTGGCGTTGGTACGCTGGGTGTTATCGACGGCGACAGCGTGGCCGAAAGTAACCTGCAACGGCAGATTCTCTTTTCGCCGGAACATGTCGGGCAGAACAAAGCTGAGGTAGCCGCTCTGCTACTGAATCGCCAGAATCCGCACGTTCAGGTTGTGGCATACCCTTTTTTTCTGGATAAGACTAATATCCTCAAAACATTAGGTGCGTATGATTTGGTGATCGACGGTTCCGACAATTTTGCGACCCGCTATCTAGTCAACGACGCCTGCGTGCTGCTGAATAAACCGCTGGTGTTCGGCTCAATCTACCAATTTGAAGGACAGGTTAGCGTTTTCAATTATGGAGATGGTCCCACTTACCGCTGCCTGTACCCGGACCCAAGTGAACTGGAAGCCTGCGGAGAAGTGGGGGTGCTGGGGGTATTACCCGGCATTACCGGCTGCCTGATGGCGGCTGAAGCCATCAAACTCATCACGAGTATCGGTGACGTGCTAAGCGGAACCTTACTGACATTCAACGCTCTGACGTGCTCGTTCAATACGTTCTCATTGACTGCCGACCCCAACAACAAAATTATTCAGTCGCTACCCGATCAGCAGCCTGTCTGCAGCCCGGTCGAAGTGGTCGATTCCGTTCCTGAACTGGACGCGGCAACTCTCCTCGACTGGATGGCCCGTCCTGATGCTCCGTTATTGATCGATGTTCGCGAGGCTGACGAATATAGGCGGGATAACCTGGGCGGTACCCTGATTCCTTTGGTAACTTTACATCAGCACCCGGAACGCGTTCCGGCGGACCGACCGGTTGTAATCCATTGTCAGTTGGGTGGACGAAGTCGTCAGGCGGTACAGTTTCTAAGAAAACATGGTTACGCTAATGTGCTGAATCTGGCGGGTGGACTGAACGCTGTTCGGCGGCTAGGTGTAGATTGA